CGGGGGACGACCTCGATCGAGATCCCATCGTTGCCGACCTGGTGACCTCCGGACGGATTACCTTCTCGAGAAAGAAGGCGTCCCACGTCGTCAACCCCGGCCAGATATGCATTCGAGACACGAAGGCGTCGTGGGACTTCGTATGCGAACCGGGTACTCGCGTACGCGTCGTATCCATCCCTCGGCACCTGGTTTTCTCCGGGCGTGGATCACTGGGGGTTTTTAATCAGTCCTACCTCTCGGATGTCGCTGCCCCCGAGGTCCGGTTCCTCGTCAACTTTCTCGAAGCAATCGAAAAGAGCAGTGACGATCTAGACCGTTCGTGCCCTGCTCGGAGCATTGCGATGGATGCCTGCGCAGCTCTCTTCTCCGGGATGCTCACCAATCAGCCTCATGGGGTAGTGCACGATCACCCCAATGCCACCGTCAAGGCCGCGAAGAATGTCATCGAGGGAAATCTCGACCGGCATGACCTTTCCCCAGCGATGATCGCCCAGTTGGTCGGTGTATCCGTCCGGACGCTGCATCGTTCATTCTCGGAGTCGAATGACTCGATCATGGCCTTTACCCGTCGGCGGCGCCTACAGAAGGCTCACGCCGAGCTCATGCGACACGGCAAGGCAGCGAAGGTGTCCGAAATTGCCGCACGTTGGCACTTCGCGGACGCGAGTCACTTCATCAGGCACTTCAAATCGTTCTATGGCGCTACACCAGCCGCGTACCTCAGGAGTCAAGGCGAAACGGACGGCAAAGAGTGACCGAGGGCCGGTCACTGCAAGTGAAGCGAATATTGAGCAGGCTCTGAGAGGATCTGGATGGTTCGGCGTGAAGGAACGTATGCGCCGATATGGCGCGTCGGTTGGCAGCGAACGTCTCCCGGCGCTTGGAGAGGCAGCCTCGCGGACCGCTTGATGGGCCTGCACGGGGATACGGATAGGACGCTGGTGCCAGGCCAGGCTGTCGCCGTACACGTGGCCGCAAGCGCTCCGCGACCGCCGATGCAGCCGTCGGCGGTGCACCGCACGTAGGCGCAGGAGCTCGTGGCGTCCCGGTACACGGGGCACGGGGCACGGG
This region of Streptomyces chromofuscus genomic DNA includes:
- a CDS encoding AraC family transcriptional regulator; amino-acid sequence: MSDPKLEDIADSPRERERKTDFKTYMSLTARQARESENVFHDWKDGPFSHLRRLAIPQQSSGAGFKFAANGHLFEELLSVKVYCDALTGVSGDDLDRDPIVADLVTSGRITFSRKKASHVVNPGQICIRDTKASWDFVCEPGTRVRVVSIPRHLVFSGRGSLGVFNQSYLSDVAAPEVRFLVNFLEAIEKSSDDLDRSCPARSIAMDACAALFSGMLTNQPHGVVHDHPNATVKAAKNVIEGNLDRHDLSPAMIAQLVGVSVRTLHRSFSESNDSIMAFTRRRRLQKAHAELMRHGKAAKVSEIAARWHFADASHFIRHFKSFYGATPAAYLRSQGETDGKE